A genomic segment from Aspergillus puulaauensis MK2 DNA, chromosome 1, nearly complete sequence encodes:
- the UBP6 gene encoding ubiquitin-specific protease UBP6 (BUSCO:EOG09263BGW;~COG:O;~EggNog:ENOG410PITP;~InterPro:IPR038765,IPR029071,IPR001394,IPR018200, IPR000626,IPR028889;~MEROPS:MER0004316;~PFAM:PF13423,PF00240,PF00443;~go_function: GO:0004843 - thiol-dependent ubiquitin-specific protease activity [Evidence IEA];~go_function: GO:0005515 - protein binding [Evidence IEA];~go_process: GO:0006511 - ubiquitin-dependent protein catabolic process [Evidence IEA];~go_process: GO:0016579 - protein deubiquitination [Evidence IEA]), with protein sequence MASIPVIVKHQGKRYDVELDPSSNGETFKFQLYSLTGVEPERQKILVKGGQLKDDTLLSSLNAKPNQTFMMMGTPSGGQGAGDLARPKETVKFLEDMTEAEAARAVGASPAGLQNLGNTCYLNSTLQTLRSVPELHQELQKYRPSRSTGGSNLSNLSDFGLGGLGASMDLTSSLKDLFKQMSETQEGFPPLIFLNALRNVYPQFAQQDRNGHGYAQQDAEEAWSQIVAQLRQKLMVKDGEGESTSEISFVDKYLGGKFESVTECDEPAAKEVGEQPSESSDVFYKLDCHIDKDTNHLHDGILAGLEEKIEKRSPTLDRDAVYTKRSRIARLPKYLTVHFVRFFWKRDAQKKAKIMRKVTFPAELDVVDFCTDELKGLVIPVRDKVREIRKEELDFERARKRQKVAHQREEEGKGEEPSALEPMQKKKATEERKEDAKDGKDEDTAMADSYKTDAEYEAEKNASILAAKKELVELLNPKLAADDGTNKTGLYELRGVITHQGASADSGHYTSYVKKQSDGKGDSDDKWWWFNDDKVTEVEGSKIETLSGGGESHSALILLYRAVDLPVPE encoded by the exons TGAAGGGAGGCCAGCTCAAAGATGATACCTTGCTCTCGTCCCTCAATGCGAAACCGAACCAGACGTTCATGATGATGGGCACTCCTTCCGGAGGACAGGGCGCTGGAGACTTAGCACGTCCAAAGGAAACTGTGAAGTTTTTGGAGGATATGACGGAAGCGGAGGCTGCAAGGGCAGTGGGGGCATCCCCGGCTGGACTGCAGAACCTCGGGAATACATGCTATCTCAACTCAACTTTGCAAACCCTGAGGAGTGTTCCGGAGCTTCACCAAGAACTTCAGAAGTATCGCCCATCCAGAAGCACTGGCGGTTCCAATCTTTCCAATCTTAGCGACTTTGGTCTGGGAGGACTGGGTGCTTCCATGGACCTCACTTCCTCGCTAAAGGATCTGTTTAAGCAGATGTCAGAAACTCAAGAAGGTTTTCCACCACTCATTTTCCTCAACGCCTTAAGAAACGTATATCCCCAGTTCGCTCAGCAGGATCGAAACGGGCATGGGTACGCTCAACAAGATGCGGAAGAGGCCTGGTCACAGATCGTCGCACAGTTGAGGCAAAAGTTGATGGTCAAAGATGGCGAAGGGGAGTCGACCTCGGAGATTTCATTCGTGGATAAGTATCTCGGTGGGAAATTTGAGTCGGTTACTGAGTGCGATGAACCGGCAGCAAAGGAGGTCGGTGAGCAGCCTAGCGAGAGCTCTGATGTGTTCTATAAACTTGACTGTCACATCGACAAAGATACGAACCATTTGCATGATGGTATACTTGCGGGCCTTGAGGAAAAGATTGAAAAGCGTTCTCCTACTTTGGACCGTGATGCTGTTTACACGAAGCGCTCACGCATCGCACGGCTGCCGAAATATCTAACTGTTCATTTTGTTCGATTTTTCTGGAAACGCGATGCACAAAAGAAAGCCAAGATCATGCGCAAAGTCACGTTCCCTGCCGAACTTGATGTGGTCGACTTCTGTACCGACGAACTCAAGGGACTCGTGATCCCCGTTCGGGATAAAGTACGGGAGATTCGAAAGGAAGAGCTTGACTTTGAGCGCGCTCGGAAACGTCAAAAGGTTGCCCACcaaagggaagaagaggggaagggcGAGGAACCTTCTGCCTTAGAACCAAtgcagaaaaagaaggctACTGAAGAGCGCAAGGAGGACGCGAAGGACGGAAAGGATGAAGATACGGCAATGGCCGACTCTTACAAGACTGATGCCGAATacgaggcggagaagaacGCCTCTATTCTTGCAGCTAAGAAAGAGCTGGTCGAGCTTCTCAACCCCAAGCTGGCCGCAGATGACGGCACCAACAAGACTGGGCTGTACGAGCTGAGAGGTGTTATTACGCACCAGGGTGCTAGTGCAGATAGCGGCCATTATACCTCGTATGTTAAGAAGCAGAGCGATGGTAAGGGCGATAGTGACGACAAGTGGTGGTGGTTCAACGATGATAAGGTGACCGAGGTAGAGGGATCGAAGATTGAGACTCTGTCTGGAGGTG GTGAATCTCATTCGGCGCTTATCCTTCTTTACCGTGCTGTTGATTTGCCGGTTCCTGAGTAG